From a single Miscanthus floridulus cultivar M001 chromosome 8, ASM1932011v1, whole genome shotgun sequence genomic region:
- the LOC136474813 gene encoding uncharacterized protein At3g28850-like, with protein sequence MGCTGSRHALRGGVRGGGRSPHARSRSGGVHHTVALKSSTLGSLSLDRDEEEIMKWRDDGGVGAAKTTPPLPLKPQLMRRQKQVPGSPAKTPQVREPEVINVWELMDGLDDKDEDGDADGEERREKSAPGSPEFDPDVIAAFRKALDEIPPPPDDPLDNEECIKKPDGPGGGGGGDEVGVKKREIQRFPGIVRARVSAFQQRIDAKLAKLAPPQPQPPALPPPPDSTRKVVLYLTSLRGIRKTYEDCWSAKSILQSYGMRVDERDLSMHSGFKDELHAALGSTAGSRLPQVFADGRHLGGAEEVRRMHEAGELSKALEACEMAPPPRSSSKGALEACSGCGGVRFVPCEECSGSCKVFLEEVGTFRRCPECNENGLVRCPLCSL encoded by the coding sequence ATGGGCTGCACGGGGTCCAGGCACGCGCTGCGCGGCGGCGTCCGGGGTGGCGGCCGGTCGCCGCACGCGCGGAGCCGCTCCGGCGGCGTTCACCACACCGTCGCGCTCAAGTCCTCCACGCTGGGGTCGCTCAGCCTCGACCGGGACGAGGAGGAGATAATGAAGTGGCGCGACGACGGCGGTGTCGGCGCGGCGAAGacgacgccgccgctgccgctgaagCCGCAGCTGATGCGGCGGCAGAAACAGGTGCCGGGCTCGCCGGCCAAGACGCCGCAGGTCCGCGAGCCCGAGGTGATCAACGTGTGGGAGCTCATGGACGGCCTCGACGACAAGGACGAGGACGGCGACGCCGACGGCGAGGAGCGGCGCGAGAAGTCGGCCCCAGGATCGCCCGAGTTCGATCCGGACGTCATCGCCGCGTTCCGGAAGGCGCTGGATGAGATACCCCCGCCGCCGGACGACCCCCTCGACAACGAGGAGTGTATCAAGAAGCCTGACGGCCCGGGTGGTGGCGGGGGCGGCGACGAGGTGGGCGTCAAGAAGCGTGAGATACAGAGGTTCCCGGGCATCGTGCGCGCGCGGGTCAGCGCGTTCCAGCAGAGGATAGACGCAAAGCTCGCCAAGCTGGCGCCGCCGCAACCGCAGCCACCGGCTCTGCCGCCCCCGCCGGACAGCACCCGGAAGGTGGTGCTGTACCTGACCAGCCTCCGCGGCATCCGCAAGACGTACGAGGACTGCTGGTCCGCCAAGTCCATTCTGCAGAGCTACGGCATGCGCGTCGACGAGCGCGACCTGTCGATGCACTCGGGGTTCAAGGACGAGCTCCACGCCGCGCTGGGCTCCACCGCGGGCAGCAGGCTCCCGCAGGTGTTCGCGGACGGCAGGCACCTGGGCGGCGCCGAGGAGGTCCGCCGGATGCATGAGGCCGGCGAGCTGTCGAAGGCGCTCGAGGCCTGCGAGATGGCGCCCCCACCGAGATCCAGCAGCAAGGGCGCCCTGGAGGCGTGCTCCGGCTGCGGCGGCGTGCGGTTCGTGCCCTGCGAGGAGTGCTCCGGCAGCTGCAAGGTGTTCCTCGAGGAAGTGGGCACCTTCAGGCGGTGCCCCGAGTGCAACGAGAACGGGCTAGTGCGGTGTCCTCTCTGCTCCTTGTGA
- the LOC136470580 gene encoding classical arabinogalactan protein 4-like, whose translation MPSSSSLSPPRPDPATHPCEGARECAAWPPPPPASIAAATTPPPGLADAATATLRPGSAGSEAPRRPTPSYPPGAEEAPRAPPSPPPKPGAAVAAAPFGSEAGARKDEDRGPPAWFAALVAVGLYIVVRLNVKAAAGEVGSSAASSAVPSSSASGWAFPVAVGEGCFTGA comes from the coding sequence atgccctcctcctcctccctctcccctccGAGGCCTGACCCCGCGACTCACCCATGCGAGGGCGCGCGCGAGTGCGcggcatggccgccgccgccgcccgcgtcgatcgccgccgccaccactccGCCGCCGGGCCTGGCTGATGCCGCCACGGCCACCCTGCGCCCGGGCTCGGCCGGATCTGAGGCCCCACGGCGCCCAACCCCTTCCTACCCGCCCGGCGCTGAGGAGGCTCCGCGGGCTCCACCTTCGCCGCCGCCGAAGCCGGGGGCTGCCGTCGCAGCCGCGCCCTTCGGATCCGAAGCTGGGGCGCGGAAGGATGAGGACCGGGGGCCGCCGGCGTGGTTCGCCGCCCTGGTCGCCGTCGGCCTCTACATCGTCGTGCGGTTGAACGTCAAGGCCGCGGCGGGCGAGGTAGGCAGCTCGGCGGCGTCCTCGGCTGTGCCGTCGTCCTCCGCTTCGGGATGGGCCTTCCCCGTCGCTGTTGGAGAGGGATGTTTTACTGGTGCGTGA